Proteins from a genomic interval of Oceanispirochaeta crateris:
- a CDS encoding FadR/GntR family transcriptional regulator, whose amino-acid sequence MDDILMAMCRDEDDKMVLTLVSYIRTKGLKAGDKLPSIRSFASELNLSQSQVRSGFMRASALGLIKIVPRSGCYMANLGISELIGPFALLFEALYMNVQLPLFDLYELKTTLERGISKRVAKIRTIEELAQLKAIIDSMDKVSEQSEMVLLDEQFHNKLAECSRNPLFYSIINVIHSMLRESRMKYSDFVSEFPQSIKDHKDLYEALKEQDELLSGKIAERHSNRRIERLALDY is encoded by the coding sequence ATGGATGATATTTTGATGGCAATGTGCCGCGATGAAGATGATAAAATGGTGCTCACATTGGTCAGTTATATTCGGACTAAAGGATTGAAGGCTGGTGATAAGTTACCATCGATCAGAAGTTTTGCCTCGGAATTAAATCTTTCCCAAAGTCAAGTTCGTTCGGGGTTTATGAGAGCTTCGGCTTTAGGGTTGATTAAAATAGTCCCTCGTTCAGGTTGTTATATGGCAAATCTGGGAATTTCTGAACTTATCGGGCCATTCGCTTTGTTATTTGAAGCTTTGTATATGAATGTACAACTTCCTCTTTTTGACCTTTATGAATTGAAGACTACATTGGAGAGAGGCATCTCTAAACGGGTTGCTAAAATAAGAACGATTGAAGAACTAGCCCAGTTGAAAGCCATAATTGACTCTATGGATAAAGTCTCAGAGCAAAGTGAAATGGTGCTCCTTGATGAGCAATTTCATAATAAATTGGCAGAATGTTCTAGGAATCCTCTATTTTATTCTATAATAAATGTCATTCATTCAATGCTACGGGAATCCCGGATGAAATATTCAGACTTTGTTTCAGAATTTCCTCAATCAATAAAAGATCATAAGGATTTATATGAAGCTTTAAAGGAGCAAGATGAATTGCTTTCCGGTAAAATAGCCGAAAGGCACAGCAATCGTCGAATTGAGAGGCTAGCACTGGACTATTGA
- a CDS encoding Bug family tripartite tricarboxylate transporter substrate binding protein: MKRMIVMIACVLLSSTALFANGTPEEYPNKDVEFIVSSGAGGGTDAISRKISQLAEKELGTAIYFVNKPGADDAVGPNLLMGAKPDGYTIGNFNYGSIINAPFTGLIKGYDLAKVQIFALITQEPDALMVTKNSPYTTFDEFIEAAKANPGKIKVADQGIGSRVNLLALKIQDFYGVQFNMISYQGSAPQREAILNGEVDAAITSLGDFAPLLNSGDAIGVVEFSSTQNGGFPTVPNSVELGLDDSLLSGSFLTLAAPVETPAEIIEKLTKAFGSAATSTEFSEWTKTVGVTPDFKSGPELKAFIDGKIEGETKALQALKDAGVL, translated from the coding sequence GTGAAAAGAATGATTGTGATGATTGCTTGTGTTCTGTTGTCTTCAACTGCTTTGTTTGCCAATGGTACCCCTGAGGAATATCCAAATAAGGATGTTGAATTTATAGTAAGCTCAGGAGCTGGTGGTGGTACAGATGCTATCTCTCGAAAAATTTCCCAGCTTGCTGAAAAAGAATTGGGAACTGCTATCTATTTTGTTAACAAGCCTGGTGCCGATGATGCTGTTGGACCAAATTTGCTAATGGGAGCCAAACCTGATGGTTATACAATTGGTAACTTTAACTATGGTTCAATCATCAATGCACCTTTTACCGGCCTTATCAAAGGTTATGATCTAGCAAAAGTTCAGATATTTGCTTTAATTACCCAGGAGCCTGATGCGCTTATGGTTACAAAAAACTCTCCTTATACAACTTTTGATGAGTTTATTGAGGCAGCGAAAGCAAATCCTGGAAAAATTAAAGTTGCCGATCAGGGAATTGGTAGCCGAGTAAACTTACTTGCTCTTAAGATTCAGGACTTCTATGGTGTGCAGTTCAACATGATTTCTTACCAAGGCTCCGCTCCTCAGCGAGAAGCAATACTTAACGGAGAAGTTGATGCAGCAATCACCAGTCTTGGGGACTTCGCACCCTTACTTAACTCCGGTGATGCAATCGGTGTAGTAGAATTTAGCTCAACTCAAAATGGTGGTTTTCCAACAGTTCCTAACAGCGTGGAACTCGGCTTGGACGACAGCTTACTCTCAGGATCTTTCTTGACTCTTGCAGCTCCTGTAGAAACGCCTGCTGAAATTATCGAAAAACTTACTAAGGCTTTTGGTTCAGCAGCAACTAGCACAGAGTTTTCTGAATGGACTAAAACTGTTGGTGTAACTCCAGATTTTAAAAGTGGACCAGAATTGAAAGCTTTCATTGACGGAAAGATTGAAGGTGAAACTAAAGCTCTACAGGCTCTTAAGGACGCTGGTGTTCTGTAG
- a CDS encoding tripartite tricarboxylate transporter TctB family protein gives MNNIKRYLQSKVIIPLCVQVVLTIYVVSALQLAPPIVNRMLSESSFPFVIFLIATPAAIKLLFDGVKEVKTEISEGKEIVYVRKSIKPLLIVLIMAVFILLFELLGFSILAPLYVFFFMLVYDDRPEKIVKKISYSLLVAIVVYVMYVFAFDIRFPEIWR, from the coding sequence ATGAATAATATAAAAAGATATCTACAATCAAAGGTAATCATTCCTTTATGTGTACAGGTAGTTCTCACCATCTATGTGGTCAGTGCTTTACAACTTGCACCTCCTATTGTAAATAGGATGCTTTCTGAATCTTCTTTTCCCTTTGTTATCTTTCTTATTGCTACACCTGCTGCCATCAAATTACTGTTTGATGGAGTTAAGGAGGTAAAAACAGAGATTTCTGAAGGTAAGGAAATAGTTTATGTCCGAAAGAGTATTAAGCCATTATTGATTGTTCTAATAATGGCCGTGTTTATTCTGTTATTTGAGCTGCTTGGTTTTAGTATTCTTGCTCCTCTATATGTGTTTTTCTTTATGCTGGTTTATGACGATAGGCCTGAAAAAATAGTTAAGAAAATTTCTTATTCTCTTCTTGTTGCTATCGTGGTTTATGTAATGTATGTATTCGCATTTGATATTAGATTTCCTGAGATTTGGAGGTAA
- a CDS encoding tripartite tricarboxylate transporter permease yields MDQILQILSGTLVVLQPLALLYLFVGFFIGIIFGALPGLTSMLAIVLLLPMTYTMPMTYALIMCMGVYMSGIYSGSITAITISIPGAPSALMTCMEGHPLMKKGQGAKAIGHATIGSAIGGSIGALLLIFVSPLALKLALKIRTPGKFSLILFALIVIVIVEKKRTKAIISMAFGIILSTVGMDPLKSVSRFTFGNPNLIEGIDLTTLIIGAFAISELFAQATVNNTEYSKMTSAANSIKFKRKDFFPPLKEMKEIGFLTYIKSAFTGYLIGVLPGAGASMAGFVSYVEAKRTSKHPERFGKGAIDGLVASETANNAMCGGALVPMLALGIPGDGTTAIILGVLMVYGVVPGPNLLVKQMAVIAPMYMALLISAGILLPLSLFLFGPYYLKIVRINRLVLYSGIALIAILGVFAATYSVFQMGVALVIGVVMYYFKKQKYPNVPFILAVILGPLCEQYLRTSLTLSSGNPMVFITNFDSLFFILLTIAFVILLPRANRRSEALEKERNRENCKC; encoded by the coding sequence ATGGATCAGATACTACAGATTCTCAGCGGAACCTTAGTTGTTCTTCAACCGTTGGCCCTTTTGTATCTTTTTGTGGGCTTTTTTATTGGTATAATCTTTGGTGCATTACCGGGACTTACTTCGATGCTTGCCATCGTTTTGCTTCTTCCAATGACATATACAATGCCTATGACATATGCATTGATTATGTGTATGGGTGTCTATATGTCAGGAATCTATTCAGGAAGTATTACTGCAATAACCATCAGTATTCCAGGGGCACCATCGGCACTCATGACGTGTATGGAAGGTCATCCTTTGATGAAGAAGGGACAGGGTGCAAAAGCTATCGGACACGCCACTATCGGTTCGGCAATAGGTGGGTCTATTGGCGCTCTCCTGCTTATCTTTGTTTCTCCTTTGGCCCTTAAGCTTGCATTGAAAATCAGGACCCCTGGTAAATTTTCCCTTATTTTATTTGCCCTTATAGTGATTGTTATAGTCGAAAAGAAAAGAACCAAGGCTATAATTTCAATGGCATTTGGTATCATTCTTTCTACAGTTGGAATGGACCCTCTTAAATCAGTATCCCGGTTCACATTTGGTAATCCTAATCTTATAGAAGGGATTGATTTGACCACATTGATAATTGGAGCTTTTGCTATAAGTGAATTGTTTGCCCAGGCCACTGTAAATAATACAGAATACTCCAAGATGACAAGTGCTGCTAACAGCATAAAGTTTAAACGGAAAGATTTTTTTCCTCCTTTAAAAGAGATGAAGGAGATAGGATTCCTTACATATATTAAAAGTGCTTTTACTGGATATCTAATCGGTGTATTACCAGGAGCAGGTGCCTCTATGGCTGGATTCGTCTCCTATGTAGAAGCCAAAAGAACCTCCAAACATCCTGAAAGATTCGGTAAAGGTGCTATTGATGGGCTCGTCGCATCAGAAACTGCAAATAATGCGATGTGTGGTGGCGCTTTAGTTCCCATGCTCGCTTTGGGTATTCCTGGAGATGGTACGACGGCAATTATTCTTGGTGTTCTCATGGTATATGGTGTCGTTCCTGGTCCTAATCTTTTAGTCAAGCAAATGGCTGTCATTGCACCAATGTATATGGCACTCCTTATCAGTGCCGGGATACTTTTACCGCTATCTCTTTTTCTGTTTGGTCCCTATTATCTTAAAATTGTGAGGATTAATCGTCTTGTCCTGTACAGTGGGATAGCTTTGATCGCAATCTTGGGCGTCTTTGCTGCTACTTATTCTGTTTTTCAAATGGGTGTTGCCTTGGTTATTGGAGTGGTTATGTATTACTTCAAGAAACAGAAATATCCAAATGTGCCCTTCATATTAGCAGTCATTTTAGGTCCTCTATGCGAACAATATTTGAGAACTTCTCTCACTTTGAGCAGTGGCAACCCAATGGTATTTATTACTAATTTTGATAGTTTGTTTTTCATTTTGCTCACGATTGCTTTCGTTATCCTTTTACCAAGAGCCAATAGACGGTCTGAAGCTTTGGAAAAAGAAAGAAATCGAGAAAATTGTAAATGTTAA
- a CDS encoding HpcH/HpaI aldolase family protein, translating to MLKKNQNDVKTKLQNGKKVLGAWAQAGSNITAEVMADSGMDFIIIDMEHSPIDLPVLVTQFQAMNGYPAVPFVRAPWNDFVQIKRILDAGAFGIIIPNVETVEEAKKAISAVKYPMAGIRGVAGSTRAAHYGNDSLSYFVKANEEVMLILMIESPRGIENLDEILKLEGFDGIMVGPVDLATTMGYLGNPEVPEAKQALESIEKKVIASGKYLMALSSDWEGAKNKFAKGAHLVTCMSDTLSLGVLARKNVDRFSEIYS from the coding sequence ATGTTAAAAAAAAATCAGAATGATGTAAAAACAAAATTGCAAAACGGCAAGAAAGTTCTGGGAGCTTGGGCTCAGGCTGGGAGTAATATCACTGCAGAAGTGATGGCTGATTCAGGAATGGATTTCATTATCATCGATATGGAGCATTCTCCCATTGATCTTCCTGTCCTTGTTACTCAGTTTCAGGCTATGAACGGATATCCTGCAGTACCCTTTGTGCGGGCTCCCTGGAATGACTTTGTACAGATTAAAAGGATACTGGATGCAGGTGCTTTTGGTATCATCATTCCTAACGTTGAGACCGTTGAGGAGGCTAAGAAAGCCATATCTGCTGTGAAGTATCCTATGGCAGGAATCCGTGGAGTAGCTGGCAGTACCAGGGCTGCTCATTATGGAAATGATTCTCTTTCTTATTTTGTAAAAGCAAACGAAGAGGTAATGCTCATTTTGATGATTGAGTCTCCCAGGGGAATTGAAAATCTGGATGAGATCCTCAAGCTTGAAGGCTTTGACGGAATCATGGTCGGTCCTGTCGACCTTGCCACAACAATGGGATATTTAGGAAATCCAGAAGTTCCTGAAGCTAAACAAGCACTTGAATCCATTGAGAAGAAGGTTATTGCATCTGGAAAATATCTCATGGCCCTTAGTTCTGATTGGGAAGGAGCTAAAAACAAGTTTGCAAAAGGAGCCCATCTTGTGACTTGTATGTCTGACACTCTTTCTCTAGGTGTGTTGGCGCGTAAAAATGTAGATCGGTTTTCTGAAATATATTCATAA
- a CDS encoding HpcH/HpaI aldolase family protein yields the protein MKLTAVERLKAGERIIGTMVRMVRNTSIASLAKFGGLDFIMLDMEHGSYTIENAEDIAKVARASNVGIFARVPELARSYVSRLMDAGVEGIMVPMVNNADEAQKLVDWSRYAPLGKRGLGTNGGLTEYQGIGTDAMTFMASQNKKTLAIAQIETAQAIENIEDIAAVEGIDVLLIGPNDLSISLGVPGKLFDPLVQDAILKVAECAARNNKVFSMHAGDALLDIYKDRMQMIMNSIDIDVIGQGFSAISKKYRK from the coding sequence ATGAAATTGACAGCGGTAGAACGGTTAAAAGCAGGTGAAAGGATCATAGGAACTATGGTCAGAATGGTGAGAAATACATCAATTGCTAGTCTTGCAAAGTTTGGTGGTCTTGATTTTATCATGTTAGATATGGAACACGGATCGTATACGATTGAAAATGCAGAAGATATTGCAAAGGTTGCAAGAGCTTCCAATGTGGGTATTTTTGCTAGAGTCCCAGAACTTGCCAGAAGCTACGTTTCCCGTCTAATGGATGCAGGTGTGGAAGGTATAATGGTGCCAATGGTAAATAATGCGGACGAAGCTCAAAAGTTAGTGGACTGGTCCCGCTATGCTCCCCTTGGGAAGAGAGGGTTGGGAACAAATGGTGGTTTGACTGAATATCAGGGAATTGGAACTGATGCTATGACGTTTATGGCTTCCCAGAATAAAAAAACCCTAGCTATTGCACAAATAGAGACTGCCCAGGCCATCGAAAACATTGAAGACATAGCCGCAGTTGAGGGTATTGATGTCCTTTTAATAGGACCTAATGATTTATCAATCTCACTGGGTGTTCCTGGGAAGTTGTTTGATCCGCTTGTACAGGATGCCATTCTTAAGGTCGCTGAATGCGCTGCCCGTAATAACAAGGTATTTTCCATGCATGCAGGTGACGCCTTATTGGATATCTATAAAGATCGTATGCAGATGATCATGAATTCTATAGACATAGATGTTATTGGTCAGGGTTTTTCTGCAATTTCCAAAAAATATAGGAAATAG
- a CDS encoding hydroxyacid dehydrogenase, whose product MKTVLIPHDIAEEGKDFLRERGYLVKLGRGSDKSSLLLDVPDADAILFRNEAYDAEVLQAAKKLKVMSRHGVGVDKVDLKAAEELGIWVTNGPTSNSNTVAEMALGTIIALGRNLVASNRATHSLDFEFRNRTIGIDLQGKTLALIGLGKIGLLLAQKAHYGLGMKVVAFDFRKDAKSFPSYVRRLESFDDAFREGDFVSIHYPSNGNNDRTITLKQFKLMKKSAYFINLARGELLVEKDLVEALSSSLIAGAALDVYDHEPPHENNPLLALENVLLTPHNASLTTDCMVRMALHAAQGIDEVLSGKEPTWPVNHPGNPRK is encoded by the coding sequence ATGAAAACAGTTCTGATTCCTCATGATATTGCAGAAGAAGGAAAAGATTTTCTCAGAGAAAGAGGATATTTGGTCAAGTTAGGTCGGGGATCTGATAAATCATCACTTTTGCTAGATGTTCCTGATGCAGATGCAATTCTTTTTCGAAACGAAGCATATGATGCAGAAGTATTACAGGCTGCAAAAAAACTGAAAGTCATGAGCCGCCATGGCGTTGGTGTTGATAAGGTAGACTTGAAAGCAGCAGAAGAACTAGGTATATGGGTCACCAATGGACCAACTTCTAATTCAAATACAGTTGCTGAGATGGCTCTTGGAACCATTATCGCTTTGGGGAGAAACTTGGTCGCTAGTAACCGGGCCACCCATTCTCTAGATTTCGAGTTTCGAAACAGGACAATCGGCATCGACCTGCAAGGGAAAACATTAGCATTGATCGGTTTGGGAAAGATAGGTCTGCTTCTAGCACAGAAAGCTCACTATGGGCTTGGTATGAAAGTAGTTGCCTTTGATTTTAGAAAAGATGCAAAGTCGTTTCCTTCCTATGTCAGACGATTAGAATCATTTGATGATGCCTTCAGAGAAGGTGACTTTGTTTCGATTCATTATCCTTCAAATGGTAATAACGACCGCACCATTACTCTCAAACAGTTCAAGCTGATGAAGAAAAGTGCTTACTTCATAAATCTGGCTAGAGGGGAGCTTTTGGTGGAAAAAGATCTGGTAGAAGCGTTGTCTTCTTCTCTGATAGCAGGCGCTGCTTTGGATGTGTATGACCATGAACCACCTCATGAGAATAATCCGCTGCTGGCTTTAGAAAATGTTCTGCTGACTCCCCACAATGCATCACTTACAACTGATTGTATGGTGCGAATGGCTTTGCATGCTGCCCAGGGAATTGATGAAGTCCTTTCTGGGAAGGAACCGACTTGGCCGGTAAATCACCCCGGTAATCCACGAAAGTAA
- the garR gene encoding 2-hydroxy-3-oxopropionate reductase, producing the protein MKIGFIGLGIMGKPMVKNLLKAGHEIVAFDLNSESLKEVTAAGAVAGTSAADVASKTPLVITMLPNSPHVKTVVMGKEGVLEGAKEGMILIDMSSIAPLASQEINKACSEKKVKMLDAPVSGGEPKAVDGTLAIMVGGDKALFEEVKDLLLVMGATAVHCGSIGAGNTTKLANQIIVALNIAAVSEAFTLVKKAGVDPQLVFDAIKGGLAGSTVLNAKAPMMMDSNFKPGFKIDLHIKDLANAMDTGHGTGSPLPLTASVREMMETLHADGNGGDDHSALAKYYAKVSGMKIGK; encoded by the coding sequence GTGAAAATTGGATTTATAGGACTGGGAATCATGGGCAAACCCATGGTAAAAAACCTGCTGAAAGCAGGTCACGAAATTGTAGCTTTTGATTTGAATTCAGAAAGCCTTAAAGAAGTGACAGCCGCTGGTGCAGTTGCTGGTACTTCTGCTGCCGATGTGGCCTCTAAGACACCCTTGGTCATTACCATGCTTCCCAATTCACCACATGTAAAGACTGTTGTTATGGGAAAGGAGGGAGTTCTTGAGGGAGCTAAGGAAGGTATGATACTCATTGATATGAGTTCCATCGCTCCTTTGGCCAGTCAGGAAATCAATAAGGCTTGTTCCGAAAAGAAAGTTAAGATGCTTGATGCTCCTGTTTCTGGTGGCGAACCAAAAGCTGTTGACGGAACACTGGCTATTATGGTTGGCGGAGATAAGGCTCTTTTTGAAGAAGTAAAAGACTTGCTCCTCGTCATGGGTGCAACTGCTGTTCATTGTGGAAGCATCGGTGCTGGAAATACTACTAAACTTGCCAACCAAATTATTGTTGCCCTCAATATTGCTGCAGTTTCTGAAGCTTTTACCTTAGTTAAAAAGGCTGGAGTTGATCCCCAATTAGTATTCGACGCTATTAAGGGTGGTCTAGCAGGCTCCACAGTTTTGAATGCTAAAGCTCCTATGATGATGGATAGCAATTTCAAACCTGGTTTCAAGATCGATCTCCATATTAAGGATTTAGCCAATGCTATGGATACAGGACATGGAACAGGATCTCCTCTCCCACTTACTGCTTCTGTTCGTGAAATGATGGAGACTCTTCATGCAGATGGGAATGGCGGAGACGACCACAGTGCTCTTGCAAAGTATTATGCAAAAGTAAGTGGAATGAAAATAGGTAAATAG
- a CDS encoding dihydrodipicolinate synthase family protein produces the protein MDTAFIKGIIPPIVTPITKDEKIDENALRNLVDFLIEGGCSGILAFGSNGEFYMMEENEMEEGLKIIIDQTSGRVPVYMGIGSIRTSKCIRIARMGVRCGARSISILQPMFIKPTDDELKTHIRSIAESVPDVPVLLYNNPGRTGYAMSQDLVEDLAHTVPNLVGMKDSSGDLTQTIEFIRRNADVNFKVMCGKDTLIYSGLGVGAVGAVCSTANYAPKLVTSIYEKYVSGDIKGSLEAQFALNPIRLIIDKSSFPVATKDYANLVGTKVGVPFLPNKPSPPEQMECLKQELVKGGFSVVD, from the coding sequence ATGGATACTGCTTTTATAAAGGGAATCATCCCCCCAATTGTTACACCGATAACTAAGGATGAGAAAATTGATGAGAATGCTCTCCGAAATCTAGTTGATTTCCTAATTGAAGGGGGATGTTCTGGAATTCTAGCCTTTGGTTCAAATGGTGAATTCTATATGATGGAAGAAAATGAGATGGAAGAGGGTCTTAAAATTATTATAGACCAAACGTCCGGTCGTGTACCTGTTTATATGGGTATTGGTTCCATAAGAACTAGTAAGTGCATTCGCATTGCCCGTATGGGAGTTCGTTGCGGGGCTAGAAGTATCTCTATCCTACAGCCAATGTTTATTAAACCTACAGATGATGAACTAAAGACGCACATCCGATCAATTGCTGAAAGTGTACCGGACGTTCCTGTGTTGCTTTATAACAATCCGGGTAGGACAGGGTATGCAATGAGTCAGGACCTTGTTGAGGACCTTGCTCATACAGTCCCCAATCTGGTGGGAATGAAGGATAGTAGCGGCGATTTAACACAAACTATAGAGTTCATAAGGCGAAATGCTGATGTAAATTTCAAGGTTATGTGTGGTAAGGATACTTTGATCTATTCCGGTTTAGGTGTCGGTGCTGTGGGAGCTGTCTGCTCCACTGCAAATTATGCTCCTAAGTTGGTTACTTCTATATATGAAAAATATGTTTCTGGAGATATCAAGGGTTCTCTTGAGGCTCAATTTGCATTAAATCCGATTAGGTTGATAATTGATAAATCAAGCTTCCCAGTTGCTACAAAGGATTATGCAAACCTAGTAGGTACCAAGGTCGGAGTTCCTTTTCTCCCGAATAAACCATCACCTCCAGAGCAGATGGAATGTCTGAAGCAGGAGCTGGTTAAAGGTGGATTTTCTGTTGTTGATTAG
- a CDS encoding M20/M25/M40 family metallo-hydrolase — MNLTNNQKNEIISFCAELVRNAGDSGREGDTAQCVFQKMKDLGYDEVQVDEYGSVLGILNGSLPGPTLLFDGHMDVVPVRDQGSWEHEPYGAELSEGRMWGRGTTDMKGALAAMICAASYLNRAEIHGRILVSASVAEELLIGTALDLILNKFSVDAVVIPEPTSLNLGYAEKGRASIEMICQGTVAHSSRPDLGDNAVYRMMEAVKRIRALSKRTHPVLGNEVIELVEISSLPSPGNGSIPGTCRALWECRLLPGETKEGFLERWKVALEAVGRTEIRIADYKLSSYTGQTMKMDDFLPGWMTQNVNKGFTALVSESIREGGRTLEYYAAPYGCNALVSAAKKNIPTVILGPGDIALAHKPNENILIEDLLAAADIYQRICVKMSAIQYLA, encoded by the coding sequence ATGAATCTTACAAATAATCAGAAAAATGAAATAATATCCTTCTGTGCCGAATTGGTTAGAAATGCGGGTGATTCGGGAAGAGAAGGGGATACTGCACAGTGTGTTTTTCAAAAAATGAAAGACCTTGGATATGATGAGGTTCAAGTTGATGAATACGGCTCTGTTCTTGGAATTTTAAACGGTTCGTTGCCCGGACCGACACTCCTTTTTGATGGTCATATGGATGTGGTTCCCGTGAGGGATCAAGGCTCATGGGAACATGAACCCTATGGTGCGGAACTTTCAGAAGGCCGCATGTGGGGACGGGGTACCACAGATATGAAGGGTGCTCTTGCTGCCATGATTTGTGCAGCCTCCTACCTGAACCGGGCAGAAATCCATGGAAGAATTCTTGTCTCAGCCTCCGTTGCCGAAGAACTGCTCATCGGGACGGCTTTAGATCTTATTTTAAACAAATTCTCCGTTGATGCCGTTGTTATCCCTGAACCGACAAGCCTGAATCTGGGCTATGCCGAGAAAGGCCGGGCGAGTATAGAGATGATTTGCCAGGGAACTGTGGCTCATAGCAGCCGTCCCGATTTAGGTGATAATGCAGTGTACCGAATGATGGAAGCTGTAAAAAGAATCCGAGCCCTTTCAAAGAGAACTCATCCCGTCCTGGGGAATGAAGTGATTGAGCTGGTAGAAATCTCATCCCTGCCTAGTCCTGGAAATGGATCCATCCCGGGGACATGTCGAGCTTTATGGGAATGCCGCTTACTGCCTGGAGAAACAAAGGAGGGATTTCTTGAGCGTTGGAAGGTCGCTCTTGAAGCTGTGGGTAGGACTGAAATCAGAATTGCCGATTACAAATTGAGTTCTTATACGGGACAAACCATGAAAATGGATGATTTTCTCCCTGGCTGGATGACACAAAATGTAAATAAGGGATTTACTGCCCTGGTGTCTGAATCCATAAGAGAGGGTGGAAGAACCCTAGAATACTATGCTGCGCCTTATGGTTGTAATGCCCTGGTCAGTGCAGCCAAAAAAAATATTCCCACGGTCATTCTCGGCCCCGGGGATATTGCTCTTGCGCATAAACCAAACGAAAATATCTTGATCGAGGACCTATTGGCGGCCGCGGATATTTACCAAAGGATTTGTGTCAAAATGTCTGCAATCCAATATCTAGCTTAA
- a CDS encoding amino acid ABC transporter ATP-binding protein has protein sequence MSENILTLVNIHKRFGDLEVLKGIDFSLKKGEKIVILGPSGSGKSTVLRCINRLESIEYGQVFFKNNEITSQTKLTRLRMDIGMVFQRFNLFPHMTVLENIIEGPVHIKKMSKKEAIPLAEDLLKRVGLSDKRDVYPNKLSGGQQQRVAIARSLAMKPEILLFDEPTSALDPELVGEVLDVMKDLADDGMTMIVVTHEMQFARDVADRVIFMDEGLIVEQGTPDVIFTAPKHERTKTFLKRIIH, from the coding sequence TATACATAAACGCTTCGGTGATCTTGAAGTATTAAAGGGTATCGATTTTAGTCTGAAAAAAGGTGAGAAGATTGTCATCCTGGGACCCAGTGGCTCAGGAAAAAGTACTGTACTCCGATGCATCAATAGGTTAGAAAGCATCGAATATGGGCAGGTATTCTTTAAGAATAATGAAATCACCTCACAAACAAAGCTTACCAGACTGAGAATGGATATTGGTATGGTTTTTCAGCGTTTTAACCTCTTCCCCCATATGACTGTTCTTGAAAATATAATAGAAGGGCCTGTACACATCAAAAAGATGTCTAAGAAAGAGGCCATCCCCTTAGCAGAAGATTTACTCAAAAGAGTCGGCCTCTCCGATAAAAGAGATGTCTACCCGAATAAGCTTTCCGGAGGACAGCAGCAAAGAGTGGCTATAGCCCGCTCCTTAGCCATGAAGCCGGAAATACTTTTATTTGACGAACCAACATCAGCCTTGGACCCGGAATTGGTTGGTGAAGTTCTTGATGTTATGAAGGATCTTGCTGATGACGGCATGACCATGATTGTAGTGACTCATGAAATGCAGTTTGCCCGGGATGTTGCCGACCGGGTAATTTTTATGGATGAAGGACTGATCGTTGAACAAGGTACCCCCGATGTCATATTCACCGCTCCCAAGCACGAACGGACAAAAACATTCCTGAAGCGCATTATTCATTAA